In a single window of the Tellurirhabdus bombi genome:
- the dctA gene encoding C4-dicarboxylate transporter DctA yields MKKIFSNLTFWVLTAITAGALLGHFAPETAVKMEVLGKGFIWVVKRFIEPIIFLTITLGIVGMNDLKKVGRVGGKALLYFEVVTTIALLIGVAVANIIRPGDGVVTNVASGGDVSKYTKGATEFSWWDFFASNLTIQVLLFAIVFGMLLGRYSGKDKVINWLSIASKWVFKALHLVMLFAPIGAFGGMAYTIGKYGLKTLWPLAKLMGTVYTTMALFIFVVLYLILRSYKVSLLGYLKYIREELLIVLGTSSSEAGLPSLMEKLERMGCSKPVVGLVVPAGYSFNLDGTTIYLSMATIFLAQVFNVHLDWSQMLTIIGVLMVTSKGAAGVTGSGFIVLASTLQAVQVIPIEGLALLLGVDRFMSEARSITNFIGNGVATIWLANNEREFDRQKMEKAFGNVDETENIQKDNIDYLSK; encoded by the coding sequence ATGAAAAAAATCTTTTCCAACCTTACTTTTTGGGTATTAACTGCGATTACTGCTGGTGCCTTGCTGGGCCATTTTGCTCCCGAAACGGCCGTAAAAATGGAAGTACTTGGGAAAGGGTTCATCTGGGTAGTAAAGCGATTTATTGAGCCCATCATTTTCTTGACCATTACGCTGGGAATTGTTGGGATGAATGACCTCAAGAAAGTAGGTCGGGTTGGTGGGAAAGCACTGCTTTATTTTGAAGTAGTGACAACAATAGCTTTACTAATTGGCGTTGCCGTGGCGAATATCATCCGGCCTGGCGATGGCGTAGTCACCAACGTAGCAAGTGGCGGAGACGTATCGAAATATACAAAAGGGGCAACCGAGTTTAGCTGGTGGGACTTCTTCGCCAGCAACTTAACCATTCAGGTTCTCTTGTTTGCCATCGTTTTTGGGATGTTACTGGGGCGGTATTCGGGTAAAGATAAAGTAATCAATTGGTTGTCAATTGCGTCGAAATGGGTATTCAAAGCCTTGCATTTGGTCATGCTTTTTGCACCCATTGGGGCGTTTGGTGGCATGGCCTATACCATTGGGAAATACGGTTTAAAAACCCTTTGGCCTCTGGCGAAGCTCATGGGGACCGTTTACACAACAATGGCTCTGTTCATTTTTGTAGTGCTTTATCTGATCCTGCGTTCGTATAAAGTAAGCTTGTTAGGCTACCTAAAATACATCCGGGAAGAACTTCTAATTGTGCTGGGTACATCTTCCTCAGAAGCTGGTTTGCCTTCTCTCATGGAAAAACTTGAGCGTATGGGCTGCTCGAAACCGGTTGTTGGGTTGGTCGTTCCGGCGGGGTATTCGTTCAATCTGGACGGGACAACCATCTATTTGTCTATGGCCACTATCTTTCTGGCGCAGGTTTTTAATGTGCACCTGGATTGGAGCCAGATGCTAACCATTATCGGAGTGCTCATGGTCACCTCAAAAGGAGCCGCGGGTGTAACCGGGAGCGGTTTTATCGTGTTAGCGAGTACGTTACAGGCCGTGCAGGTCATTCCGATAGAAGGGTTGGCTTTGTTGCTGGGTGTAGATCGCTTCATGTCGGAGGCGCGTTCTATCACCAACTTTATTGGCAATGGGGTCGCCACCATCTGGTTGGCCAATAACGAACGTGAATTTGACCGTCAGAAAATGGAAAAGGCGTTTGGGAATGTAGACGAAACCGAAAACATCCAAAAAGACAACATCGATTATCTGAGCAAATAA
- a CDS encoding nucleoside hydrolase: MKRFLILTCLLLSAGFESKIHAQKASKKPIPLILDTDIGPDYDDVGAMALLHALADQGEVHPLAVISCNKNDLVVPTIDVLNTYFGRPDLPAGAPKGKAVTDGAWQKWPEMLVAKYPHRLKSTANAPDAVYTYRQVLARQPDQSVTLVTIGFLTNLADLLNSKPDQLSKLSGQELVKQKVKHLVAMAGEFPKGREFNVYKDSLASEQVFSRWPTPIIFSGFEIGKEIKTGLRLVADSSLNGPVKDVYALCLPKAQSDYAGRMSWDQTAVLVAVRGVAPYYGLRRGRIQLQGGNNTWQDDPKGPHTYLTEAMPVAQVTELIETLMRHQPVNRKNVSR; this comes from the coding sequence ATGAAACGTTTTCTTATCCTTACTTGCCTTTTGCTCAGTGCTGGCTTTGAAAGCAAGATTCACGCCCAAAAGGCCTCTAAAAAACCCATTCCGCTTATTCTTGATACCGACATTGGGCCTGACTATGACGATGTGGGCGCTATGGCCTTGCTTCACGCCCTAGCCGACCAGGGGGAAGTTCACCCGTTGGCCGTTATTTCCTGCAACAAAAATGATCTGGTTGTCCCTACCATTGATGTTCTGAATACCTACTTTGGCCGCCCTGACCTACCCGCAGGAGCCCCCAAAGGCAAGGCCGTTACTGACGGCGCCTGGCAAAAATGGCCGGAAATGCTCGTGGCAAAATACCCGCATCGGCTTAAATCTACAGCCAACGCTCCCGACGCCGTCTATACCTATCGCCAGGTTTTGGCCCGCCAACCCGATCAAAGCGTTACCCTTGTTACCATTGGTTTTCTAACCAATCTGGCCGATTTGCTTAACTCAAAACCAGACCAGCTTTCAAAACTGTCAGGTCAGGAATTGGTAAAGCAGAAAGTAAAGCATTTGGTTGCAATGGCTGGCGAATTTCCTAAAGGCCGCGAATTTAATGTCTATAAAGACTCTTTAGCGTCCGAACAGGTTTTTAGTCGCTGGCCAACGCCCATTATTTTCAGCGGTTTTGAAATTGGGAAAGAAATTAAAACTGGCTTGCGACTGGTCGCTGACTCCTCGCTCAACGGCCCTGTGAAAGATGTTTATGCGTTGTGTCTGCCTAAAGCGCAAAGCGATTATGCGGGTCGCATGAGTTGGGATCAAACGGCGGTATTGGTCGCCGTTCGCGGCGTCGCGCCTTACTATGGACTTCGGCGTGGTCGAATCCAGCTTCAGGGCGGTAACAACACCTGGCAGGATGATCCCAAAGGCCCTCATACTTACTTAACCGAAGCCATGCCGGTAGCGCAGGTTACCGAATTAATTGAAACGCTGATGCGGCACCAGCCCGTAAATAGAAAAAACGTTAGTCGCTGA
- a CDS encoding GntP family permease has protein sequence MSPAFLLAVSIIAIILLSSRYKLHTFIVLFVLSLLVGLSAGLSGDVLLKSIREGFGHTLEKIGLLVVLGTLLGSLLDRSKATLSLANAILHRTGRKRAPLAVILMAFLVGLPIFCDSGFIVLSGLVLTLAYQLIHQGSSSGNIHLRLVLCLAGGLYSVHCLVPPHPGITAAVGILNVDTGRMILLGTALSVPGTVIAYIWAKYAGQRFGPSVHLDALAEQPVLEADHSLPSAKGALAAILVPIGLIALKSIVSLSPAFYPEAVLAVLGFIGDPLVALCVGICIALGLFQKLSKPLVNELTEEAIVKAGPVLVIVGAGGAFGEIIRQLGLERELETVAQNASLGLLVPFLLAALFKTAQGSSTVAVMSAASILQPLLPKLGFATEWEQLLALAAMGAGSMTVSHANDAYFWVVSRFGRIEAPVMFRSYTVLTLLMGLTTFFFICLLHVFT, from the coding sequence ATGAGCCCTGCCTTTCTGCTGGCCGTCAGCATTATTGCCATTATTCTGCTTAGCTCCCGCTATAAGCTGCATACATTTATTGTGCTGTTTGTGCTGTCGCTGCTGGTTGGTTTGTCGGCTGGGCTGTCCGGCGACGTCCTTTTGAAGTCTATACGCGAAGGCTTCGGGCACACGCTGGAAAAAATTGGCCTGCTGGTTGTTTTAGGAACCCTATTAGGTAGCTTGCTAGATCGTAGCAAAGCTACGTTGAGCCTGGCCAATGCCATTCTCCACCGAACTGGCAGAAAGCGGGCACCACTGGCTGTTATCCTGATGGCCTTTTTGGTCGGCCTACCCATCTTTTGCGATTCAGGTTTTATAGTGCTAAGTGGCCTAGTGCTGACGCTGGCGTATCAACTGATCCACCAAGGTTCTTCTTCAGGGAATATACATTTACGGCTGGTTCTTTGTCTGGCTGGAGGCTTGTATTCAGTGCATTGCCTGGTGCCGCCACATCCGGGAATTACAGCGGCAGTGGGTATTTTGAACGTTGATACGGGCCGCATGATTCTGCTCGGAACGGCACTGTCTGTTCCCGGCACCGTGATTGCCTATATCTGGGCAAAATATGCTGGACAGCGCTTCGGTCCTTCGGTGCATTTGGACGCTTTAGCCGAACAACCTGTTTTAGAGGCAGACCACTCACTACCATCCGCCAAGGGCGCCTTAGCTGCTATTTTGGTTCCCATAGGACTCATTGCACTAAAGTCAATCGTCTCACTATCACCGGCTTTTTATCCTGAGGCCGTCCTGGCAGTTTTAGGTTTTATAGGCGATCCGCTGGTTGCGCTTTGTGTTGGAATTTGCATTGCATTGGGTTTATTTCAAAAGTTGAGTAAGCCGTTGGTCAACGAACTGACTGAAGAAGCCATCGTTAAAGCGGGGCCGGTGCTGGTCATTGTTGGCGCAGGGGGAGCCTTTGGCGAAATCATCCGGCAATTAGGTTTAGAACGCGAGTTAGAAACAGTGGCTCAAAATGCTTCGTTGGGACTTCTTGTTCCTTTTCTGCTGGCGGCCCTATTCAAGACGGCGCAAGGCTCCTCGACAGTGGCGGTCATGTCGGCAGCTTCCATCTTACAGCCCCTGTTGCCCAAATTAGGCTTTGCCACGGAGTGGGAACAGTTGTTAGCTCTAGCTGCAATGGGAGCGGGGTCGATGACGGTTTCTCATGCCAATGACGCTTATTTTTGGGTTGTTTCTCGGTTTGGTCGCATCGAAGCGCCGGTCATGTTTCGCTCGTATACGGTTTTAACGTTACTAATGGGCTTAACAACCTTCTTTTTCATTTGCCTGCTGCATGTTTTTACATAG
- a CDS encoding T9SS type A sorting domain-containing protein yields the protein MNDNYCALRRFPFLFLVFWLSGHLAQAQIIIAYPFLRTVIQRNQQNEATVPIAGYFSLPVDRIEARFLPVQNGMGTATDWQVVPHFPEQGTFRGGLVIKGGWYKMEVRGVREGQLAALSTVERVGVGEVFLVAGQSNAMGVPELGSVGASDRVNAFPALNKYLNDENVLVSSSKPFPKPTFAQMSATGLAFPMGETSWYFGQLGDHLADRFGVPVTFFNASFPATVAQNWSQTSDNIPTTNIFISKQWPNLQPYSNFRNSLLYYHSLFGIRSVLWHQGESDAVPLQTPQEAYKHHLQNLIKNSRQHFGRDLTWMVARNSVSYTLSNPSAAIVGAQNEIINTPGNNVFPGPNLDFIQVPRPIHSHFENIPGGVQGLTQVAQAWNESMDDNFFRQSRPYQPQQTLVTGLMPKQIARGTDITIPHDWVGESGYQSYVVQLLNSKGYYVAELANTDARHIRFHLPDTLATGTYSIRLFASLQPISTGTVSLPFTVTQRGTPELSIIDVQALSSGEQIELSWLTSVENGRGQFVVQKALADGSFIDISLVTSENDGADSHLYRHTIIEPDSGRHSYRIKQINPGGGEAFSGLAEALSLGERSAIQANPKPILYPNPGNGQEINLLLRGITGTITLRISDFSGRHILTQTHEVPQDNRLKVTPSAPLPPGGYLVEIHTGAGRFVVRMVVSS from the coding sequence ATGAACGACAATTACTGCGCTTTACGACGATTTCCCTTCCTGTTCCTGGTTTTTTGGCTATCTGGTCATCTTGCTCAGGCTCAGATAATCATCGCTTATCCATTTCTTCGGACGGTTATCCAGCGCAACCAGCAGAACGAAGCCACCGTACCCATTGCCGGGTATTTTTCTCTGCCTGTTGACCGGATAGAAGCCCGTTTTCTGCCTGTTCAGAACGGAATGGGCACGGCTACAGACTGGCAGGTAGTCCCTCATTTTCCAGAACAAGGCACTTTTCGCGGCGGATTGGTTATCAAAGGCGGTTGGTACAAGATGGAAGTACGGGGGGTGCGAGAAGGCCAGTTGGCGGCTCTTTCCACTGTGGAGCGCGTCGGTGTCGGCGAGGTTTTTCTGGTTGCCGGCCAATCCAATGCAATGGGGGTGCCTGAGCTCGGGTCCGTCGGTGCTTCCGACCGGGTGAATGCTTTCCCAGCCCTGAACAAATACCTGAATGACGAAAATGTGTTGGTTTCCTCCAGCAAACCTTTTCCAAAGCCAACTTTTGCCCAAATGAGTGCCACGGGTCTGGCTTTTCCAATGGGTGAGACGTCCTGGTATTTTGGCCAGTTAGGCGATCACCTGGCCGACCGCTTTGGCGTTCCGGTTACGTTTTTTAACGCGAGCTTTCCCGCAACCGTCGCGCAGAATTGGAGCCAGACTTCCGATAATATTCCTACAACCAATATTTTCATCAGCAAGCAATGGCCAAATTTACAGCCTTATTCTAATTTTAGAAATTCACTGCTTTACTACCACTCCCTGTTTGGGATTCGGTCTGTTCTATGGCACCAGGGCGAGTCGGATGCGGTGCCACTTCAAACTCCACAAGAGGCGTACAAGCATCATCTTCAGAATCTTATTAAAAATTCACGGCAGCATTTTGGACGTGATCTCACCTGGATGGTAGCCCGAAATTCGGTGAGTTATACCCTCTCTAATCCTAGTGCTGCTATTGTTGGAGCCCAAAATGAGATTATTAATACACCGGGAAATAACGTTTTCCCAGGACCTAATTTGGACTTCATTCAGGTTCCACGGCCAATTCATAGTCATTTCGAGAATATTCCGGGGGGCGTGCAGGGTCTGACGCAGGTAGCCCAGGCCTGGAACGAGAGCATGGACGATAATTTTTTCCGGCAATCACGCCCTTATCAGCCACAGCAAACCTTAGTTACAGGTCTGATGCCGAAGCAGATAGCTCGTGGAACTGACATTACGATTCCGCACGATTGGGTTGGTGAAAGTGGCTACCAATCTTATGTGGTTCAGTTGCTAAATAGCAAGGGGTATTATGTGGCTGAACTAGCCAATACCGACGCCCGGCACATTCGTTTTCATCTTCCCGACACGCTTGCCACCGGAACATATTCGATCCGCCTGTTTGCTTCGCTCCAACCGATTTCGACCGGCACTGTCTCGCTGCCGTTTACGGTCACCCAACGCGGAACGCCGGAGCTTTCCATTATTGACGTGCAGGCTTTGTCATCGGGAGAGCAGATTGAACTGTCGTGGCTTACGTCGGTCGAAAATGGACGCGGACAGTTTGTTGTTCAGAAAGCCTTAGCGGATGGCTCTTTTATCGATATTTCTTTGGTTACTTCCGAAAATGACGGCGCTGACTCCCACCTTTACCGCCATACCATTATTGAGCCGGATTCCGGGAGGCACAGTTACCGAATTAAACAGATCAACCCGGGGGGAGGCGAAGCGTTTAGTGGGCTGGCCGAAGCACTTTCGCTGGGCGAACGAAGCGCCATACAAGCAAATCCCAAGCCTATTCTGTACCCAAATCCCGGCAATGGTCAGGAGATTAATCTACTTTTACGGGGCATCACGGGCACCATCACTCTTCGAATTAGCGATTTTTCAGGTCGTCATATCCTAACGCAAACGCACGAAGTGCCGCAAGATAACCGGCTGAAAGTGACACCATCGGCTCCCCTGCCGCCAGGCGGTTACCTGGTTGAAATCCATACGGGCGCTGGCCGCTTCGTCGTTCGAATGGTTGTTAGTTCCTGA
- the ubiE gene encoding bifunctional demethylmenaquinone methyltransferase/2-methoxy-6-polyprenyl-1,4-benzoquinol methylase UbiE: MAVVPYKEKDTSKREQVAEMFDNISPKYDLLNHVLSAGIDIYWRKKAIRLLKPEQPKKILDIATGTGDFAIEALALKPDKVIGVDISEGMLAIGREKMKKLGHDAVIELRTGDSEKLLFPDNEFDAVIVSFGVRNFENLLRGLTDMYRVTRPGGTCVVLEFSKPRRSPFKQLYAFYSNTVMPMIGRLISKDQSAYTYLPESVQAFPDGPDFIRIFEQAGFTKTRWISLTFGICSIYIGKKGS; the protein is encoded by the coding sequence ATGGCCGTTGTTCCTTATAAAGAAAAAGATACGAGTAAGCGTGAGCAGGTAGCGGAGATGTTTGATAACATTTCGCCCAAATATGACCTGCTTAATCACGTGCTGAGCGCCGGGATCGATATTTACTGGCGTAAAAAGGCTATTCGGTTGCTAAAGCCGGAGCAGCCGAAAAAAATACTGGATATCGCGACGGGTACTGGCGATTTTGCGATTGAAGCACTGGCGCTTAAGCCCGACAAAGTGATTGGCGTGGATATTTCGGAAGGAATGCTGGCCATTGGTCGCGAAAAAATGAAAAAGCTGGGCCACGATGCGGTAATTGAACTGCGGACCGGCGATTCGGAAAAGTTGTTATTTCCAGACAATGAATTCGATGCGGTGATCGTTTCGTTTGGGGTGCGTAACTTCGAGAATCTGCTTCGCGGACTAACGGATATGTACCGCGTGACGCGGCCGGGCGGGACTTGTGTGGTTTTGGAGTTCTCCAAACCCCGACGTTCTCCGTTCAAGCAGTTGTACGCTTTTTACTCAAATACGGTAATGCCGATGATTGGCCGTTTGATTTCAAAGGATCAATCGGCTTATACGTACCTGCCAGAATCGGTGCAGGCATTTCCCGACGGCCCTGATTTTATACGCATATTTGAGCAGGCAGGATTTACAAAGACAAGATGGATATCTCTAACATTTGGAATTTGTTCTATTTACATCGGCAAAAAAGGCTCCTGA
- the porT gene encoding type IX secretion/gliding motility protein PorT/SprT, translating into MDISNIWNLFYLHRQKRLLIIGLLLILVSQLGQAQSTMRYRRVHLEGYDDKVMHYGFLFAAPMTKFNIRYSDAYVSQDSSYQLFSPRKTGFRVGFVANVNLTEHFDFRMTPSVSLYGRSVEYRYPNTKVARTELRESTWVDLPLLVKYKSQRRHNTRMYVIGGISLGIEANVRRGETTGASRLLTKNTDLSVEYGVGLEQFFEYFKFAPELRFSHGLVNVLESQQVSGQNSGIRRLNTHTVSLYLNFE; encoded by the coding sequence ATGGATATCTCTAACATTTGGAATTTGTTCTATTTACATCGGCAAAAAAGGCTCCTGATTATCGGACTTTTGCTGATTTTAGTAAGTCAACTCGGCCAGGCTCAGTCAACCATGCGTTATCGGCGTGTCCATCTTGAGGGCTATGACGATAAGGTTATGCATTATGGCTTTTTGTTTGCCGCGCCCATGACCAAATTCAATATTCGCTATAGCGATGCCTACGTAAGCCAGGATTCGTCCTATCAGCTCTTTTCGCCCAGAAAAACTGGTTTTCGGGTAGGCTTTGTTGCGAATGTCAATCTGACGGAGCATTTCGATTTCCGAATGACGCCTTCGGTTTCGCTTTACGGGCGCTCGGTGGAGTATCGTTATCCGAATACAAAGGTAGCCCGTACCGAACTTCGGGAATCGACCTGGGTTGATTTGCCGCTATTGGTCAAATATAAATCGCAGCGCCGCCACAACACGCGAATGTATGTGATTGGGGGTATTTCGTTAGGCATCGAGGCAAACGTGCGGCGAGGCGAAACGACGGGAGCAAGCCGATTATTGACCAAAAATACTGATTTGTCCGTGGAGTATGGAGTAGGATTGGAGCAGTTTTTCGAGTACTTCAAGTTTGCGCCGGAACTTCGCTTTTCGCACGGCTTGGTAAATGTGCTCGAATCGCAGCAAGTAAGTGGGCAAAATTCTGGAATCCGTCGGCTAAATACCCATACGGTTTCGCTTTACTTAAACTTTGAGTAG
- a CDS encoding LBF_2804 family protein yields the protein MSDSPDSTGRLDRASLRYLARVFETDHPSDEPFVLNRTEQRLIRWGRLTTFLVAIGLGVLLSTAFFLPQRFWPQYFSWTHFGNWDWPFISILYALLLIYIEVYLLHVLHTLAIKFISLICQFPRYHDAEYNKNMAAVTEQVVQKGTLRQVFSAAPIVPHTVPVFLWISTVKALLTALVFIVLFRFALASTLPDGLLWLIGLSFAGWNGWASYRIMHDAQIRILAPLTIRQFVNELMEEYGRENNFRDWIPTTLQAASVAQNQTNYPNLVLVKALGNRFNIRPETMTRPSDRDLWSCPSSFRDGIARLLLFSTLIDGNLQPTEVPLLQTLSTKKWLNVSLQDIKTLHRDYIKGRGLWV from the coding sequence ATGTCTGACTCTCCTGATTCTACTGGCCGCCTCGACCGTGCGTCGTTACGATACCTCGCTCGCGTGTTTGAGACTGACCATCCATCCGACGAGCCATTTGTACTTAACCGAACAGAGCAGCGCCTGATTCGGTGGGGACGGCTCACTACTTTTCTCGTAGCGATTGGCCTAGGGGTGCTGTTGTCAACGGCTTTCTTTTTGCCCCAGCGATTCTGGCCACAATACTTTTCCTGGACTCACTTCGGCAATTGGGATTGGCCTTTTATCAGCATTCTGTACGCTCTTTTACTGATCTACATCGAAGTGTATCTGCTGCATGTTTTGCATACGCTCGCCATTAAATTCATTTCGCTGATCTGTCAGTTTCCGCGTTATCACGACGCAGAATACAACAAAAACATGGCGGCGGTGACCGAGCAGGTCGTTCAGAAAGGAACATTACGACAGGTATTTAGCGCGGCACCCATTGTTCCGCATACGGTTCCGGTTTTCTTGTGGATTTCCACAGTCAAAGCCCTGCTGACAGCTCTTGTATTTATCGTTCTATTCCGATTCGCTTTAGCGAGTACTTTGCCCGATGGCCTGCTTTGGCTGATTGGTTTGAGCTTCGCTGGCTGGAATGGCTGGGCCTCCTACCGCATCATGCATGACGCCCAAATACGTATTCTAGCCCCGTTGACTATTCGCCAGTTCGTCAACGAACTTATGGAAGAATACGGGCGCGAGAACAACTTTCGGGATTGGATACCGACCACCTTACAAGCCGCTTCCGTGGCCCAGAATCAAACGAATTACCCCAATTTAGTGCTGGTCAAAGCCCTGGGTAATCGCTTTAATATCAGACCGGAAACCATGACTCGGCCTTCTGATCGGGATTTGTGGAGTTGCCCGTCTTCATTTCGCGACGGAATTGCCCGTTTACTTCTTTTTAGCACCTTGATTGATGGTAACCTTCAGCCAACTGAAGTACCCCTGTTGCAGACGTTAAGTACCAAAAAATGGCTCAATGTTTCCTTACAGGACATTAAAACACTCCACCGCGATTATATAAAAGGGCGAGGATTGTGGGTATAA
- a CDS encoding dipeptidase, with amino-acid sequence MNALLRFSLFLFPLAFSQDSAHLLHQRILTLDTHADAPISMQKDDFDIGVRHDRLKDESQIDFPRMKEGGMDAMFFAVYLAQGPRTAAGHAKAKADALDIFDRIHKALKKHPDQAELATTPADAYRLQKAGKRAIFIGMENGYPVGEDLSLLKKYYDLGCRYITLSHFANNVICDSATDPDGPLHNGLSAFGKDVVREMNRLGMLIDVSHVSDKSFYDILALSKAPVIASHSNARALCDFPRNMTDDMIKALAAKGGVIQVNFVSDYLRKPSDQHRQALTTIRMATVGKAVTPALEARQKAQTDSVAQRYAHERATLADIVNHIDHIVKLVGIDHVGIGSDFDGGGGVNGLEDVTQIENLTRELLKRGYNEKDIAKIWGGNLLRVLSQAKK; translated from the coding sequence ATGAACGCACTACTCCGTTTTTCCTTATTCTTATTTCCACTGGCATTTTCACAGGATTCGGCTCATCTGCTTCACCAACGTATTCTTACCCTTGACACCCACGCCGACGCTCCGATCAGCATGCAGAAGGATGATTTTGACATTGGCGTACGGCATGACAGGCTTAAGGATGAATCTCAGATTGACTTTCCGCGGATGAAAGAAGGCGGTATGGACGCGATGTTTTTTGCGGTTTATCTGGCGCAGGGCCCCCGAACGGCCGCAGGACACGCGAAAGCCAAAGCCGACGCCCTGGATATTTTTGACCGCATTCACAAAGCCCTGAAAAAGCACCCCGACCAAGCCGAACTGGCTACCACACCCGCCGACGCCTACCGACTGCAAAAAGCGGGTAAACGAGCCATTTTTATTGGTATGGAAAATGGCTATCCCGTTGGCGAAGATTTGTCGCTTTTGAAAAAGTATTACGATCTGGGCTGTCGGTATATTACCCTGTCTCACTTTGCCAACAACGTTATTTGCGACTCAGCAACCGACCCCGATGGCCCTCTGCATAATGGATTGAGTGCTTTTGGTAAAGACGTTGTTCGGGAAATGAACCGGCTCGGGATGCTGATCGATGTGTCGCACGTTTCTGATAAATCATTTTACGACATTCTGGCCCTGTCGAAAGCACCCGTGATCGCTTCGCACTCAAACGCCCGGGCGCTTTGCGATTTTCCCCGGAATATGACCGACGACATGATTAAAGCACTGGCCGCCAAGGGAGGTGTCATTCAGGTTAATTTTGTAAGCGATTATTTGCGAAAACCCTCCGACCAACACCGCCAGGCTTTGACTACCATCCGCATGGCAACGGTTGGCAAGGCCGTTACTCCCGCGCTGGAAGCCCGCCAAAAAGCCCAAACCGACTCGGTGGCGCAACGTTACGCCCACGAGCGAGCCACCCTCGCCGACATTGTCAACCACATCGACCACATCGTCAAATTAGTTGGAATCGACCACGTTGGCATCGGAAGTGATTTTGATGGTGGCGGCGGCGTCAATGGGCTGGAAGATGTCACCCAAATTGAAAACCTAACCCGCGAGCTTTTAAAGCGAGGCTACAACGAAAAAGACATTGCTAAAATATGGGGCGGCAACCTGCTACGGGTACTAAGCCAAGCCAAAAAGTAA
- a CDS encoding Gfo/Idh/MocA family protein, which yields MNRSEFIKTSALAGAAIATRPLITYAKQSTYRTALIGSGWWGTNILRCAIQAGQSKVIALCDVDQRQLTKASEEISKLTSDRPKLYRDYRELLAKEKPEVVIVATPDHWHPLIAIAAMEQGAHVYVEKPIGHTVNEGRAMVRTARQTGKVCQVGTHRRVSPHNISGMDFLKSGKAGKIGMVRAFVYYGGGPGQMVADEEAPKELDWNFYCGPAPLVPYNKTIHPRGFRNYLNFANGTLGDWGIHWMDQILWWSEEKYPKKIYSTGGRAIKRDNGDAPDHQVATFEFEDFTAVWEHRNFAGNTAEKTHPDQAVGVYFYGTEGTFHMGWLDGWTFYPASKNKPVIHQDAKLDKPDDQNIAALWTDFLDAINTKRTPICDIEIGHRSTNVSLLGMLSYKLGRSVAWDGEKEQILNDPEANKLLRRDYRGEWKYPV from the coding sequence ATGAATCGTTCAGAATTTATTAAAACATCGGCCCTGGCAGGAGCAGCGATCGCCACACGACCCTTGATTACGTATGCCAAGCAATCGACCTACCGCACGGCTTTAATCGGGTCGGGCTGGTGGGGTACCAACATTTTGCGCTGCGCCATCCAGGCGGGCCAGTCGAAGGTAATTGCTCTGTGCGACGTTGATCAGCGGCAGCTTACTAAAGCCAGCGAAGAAATCAGCAAATTAACCAGCGACCGCCCCAAACTATACCGCGATTACCGCGAGTTGCTGGCGAAGGAGAAACCCGAGGTTGTCATCGTAGCCACTCCCGACCACTGGCACCCCCTGATTGCCATTGCGGCGATGGAACAAGGCGCGCATGTCTACGTCGAGAAGCCCATCGGCCACACGGTCAACGAAGGACGCGCGATGGTGCGGACGGCGCGGCAAACGGGAAAAGTTTGTCAGGTTGGCACCCACCGACGCGTCTCGCCGCATAATATTTCGGGAATGGATTTTCTGAAATCTGGCAAAGCGGGCAAAATCGGGATGGTGCGGGCGTTTGTATACTACGGCGGCGGCCCCGGCCAGATGGTTGCCGATGAAGAAGCGCCGAAAGAACTCGACTGGAATTTTTACTGCGGCCCCGCCCCACTGGTTCCCTACAACAAAACCATTCATCCACGCGGCTTCCGAAACTACCTGAACTTCGCTAACGGTACCCTGGGCGATTGGGGAATCCACTGGATGGACCAGATTTTATGGTGGAGTGAAGAAAAATATCCAAAAAAAATCTACTCCACCGGCGGGCGAGCCATCAAACGGGATAATGGCGATGCGCCCGACCACCAGGTAGCTACGTTTGAATTCGAGGATTTTACGGCGGTATGGGAACACCGGAATTTTGCCGGCAACACCGCCGAAAAAACCCACCCCGATCAGGCAGTTGGCGTCTATTTTTATGGGACCGAAGGCACGTTTCACATGGGTTGGCTGGATGGCTGGACCTTTTATCCGGCTAGTAAAAATAAACCCGTCATCCACCAGGACGCCAAGCTGGATAAACCAGATGATCAAAACATTGCAGCGCTCTGGACGGACTTTCTGGACGCCATCAACACCAAGCGTACGCCCATTTGCGACATTGAGATTGGCCACCGCTCAACCAACGTGAGCCTTCTCGGAATGCTTTCGTATAAGTTAGGCCGTAGCGTAGCCTGGGACGGAGAAAAAGAACAGATACTAAACGATCCAGAAGCTAATAAACTGCTCCGTCGTGACTACCGGGGCGAATGGAAATACCCGGTTTAA